One Sanguibacter keddieii DSM 10542 genomic window carries:
- a CDS encoding SDR family NAD(P)-dependent oxidoreductase produces MTTTEHTRTVLVTGSTSGIGAATARTLAAQGWRVIVTGRDRSRGDAVVAEIDDLAAAGDGVDVPHAVFVPSDLAAAPDVLRELAAAVTEVAGGRLDAIVHNAALCPSVDTVSLTDADLEATLAVNVRAPHVLTAALAPAMAERGHGAIVVIGSWMAHIGHPIVGLYSASKAAEIQLARSWAAEFGPRGVRVNTVSPGATRTPINATDGDVIAAMTAPTPAGRPGTPEEVADAVAWLLSDRAGYIHGAEIAVDGGITAARTA; encoded by the coding sequence ATGACTACCACCGAGCACACGCGCACCGTCCTCGTCACCGGCTCCACCAGCGGCATCGGCGCCGCGACCGCCCGCACCCTCGCCGCCCAGGGGTGGCGCGTGATCGTCACCGGTCGCGACAGGTCCCGCGGGGACGCCGTCGTCGCGGAGATCGACGACCTCGCCGCGGCGGGTGACGGCGTCGACGTCCCGCACGCCGTCTTCGTCCCCTCCGACCTGGCTGCCGCGCCCGACGTCCTGCGTGAGCTCGCCGCCGCAGTGACTGAGGTGGCTGGCGGGCGGCTCGACGCGATCGTGCACAACGCCGCACTGTGCCCATCCGTCGACACCGTCTCCCTCACCGACGCCGACCTCGAGGCCACCCTCGCGGTGAACGTCCGCGCACCCCACGTCCTCACCGCCGCACTCGCCCCGGCGATGGCCGAGCGCGGCCACGGGGCCATCGTCGTCATCGGGTCGTGGATGGCCCACATCGGGCACCCCATCGTCGGGCTGTACTCAGCGTCCAAGGCCGCCGAGATCCAGCTCGCCCGCAGCTGGGCCGCAGAGTTCGGGCCCCGCGGGGTGCGCGTCAACACGGTCTCCCCCGGTGCGACCCGGACGCCGATCAACGCGACTGATGGGGACGTCATCGCTGCGATGACCGCTCCGACGCCGGCTGGGCGACCTGGGACGCCTGAGGAGGTTGCTGATGCTGTGGCGTGGCTGCTCTCCGACCGGGCTGGGTACATCCACGGAGCGGAGATCGCGGTGGACGGTGGGATTACGGCGGCGCGGACTGCTTAG
- a CDS encoding alpha/beta hydrolase, with protein sequence MGELEISRRDQAHGAMSEVLFSVERDGLQVPAFAWLPTGRRHASVVLIGHGGSGHKAIDRHHRLALRLVVGSGVACLAIDGPYHGDRAVPGDGPLDYQQRVVAEGPAAVHDRMSQDWLTVLAAASEEWSLDGDAVGYLGLSMGSRYGLGVCAALGARLQAAVIGTFGLAADDPMMVAMAADDLLRTSAAEITAPVLHHVQWDDEVFPRGGQLQLFDLFASPEKIMRARPGAHGETRTDDEAAWCEHLSSRLAEKV encoded by the coding sequence ATGGGCGAGCTGGAGATTTCTCGGCGAGATCAGGCGCACGGTGCCATGTCTGAGGTGCTGTTCTCCGTCGAGCGGGACGGACTTCAGGTCCCCGCCTTCGCGTGGTTGCCGACCGGGCGACGGCACGCGTCGGTCGTCCTGATCGGCCACGGCGGCAGCGGGCACAAAGCCATCGACCGGCATCATCGACTCGCCCTCCGGTTGGTCGTCGGTTCAGGCGTGGCCTGCCTGGCGATCGACGGTCCCTACCACGGAGACCGCGCCGTCCCAGGCGACGGTCCGCTCGACTACCAACAACGGGTCGTCGCAGAAGGACCCGCCGCGGTGCACGATCGAATGTCCCAGGACTGGCTGACCGTGCTCGCTGCAGCGTCGGAAGAATGGTCGCTCGACGGGGACGCTGTCGGCTACCTCGGGTTGTCGATGGGGTCGCGCTACGGGCTCGGGGTCTGCGCGGCGTTGGGCGCCCGGCTGCAGGCCGCGGTGATCGGCACGTTCGGCCTGGCAGCGGACGATCCCATGATGGTGGCGATGGCCGCCGACGACCTCTTGCGGACTTCGGCGGCCGAGATCACCGCGCCTGTCTTGCACCACGTCCAGTGGGACGACGAGGTCTTTCCTCGCGGCGGACAGCTCCAGCTGTTCGATCTGTTCGCGTCACCGGAGAAGATCATGCGGGCCAGACCAGGAGCCCATGGAGAAACCCGCACCGATGACGAGGCCGCGTGGTGCGAGCATCTGTCATCGCGCCTGGCCGAGAAGGTCTGA
- a CDS encoding GNAT family N-acetyltransferase gives MSSSLRPATLHVVERLWEERMRAQDGALSASEVSFVEWPRFTAAVIVDIGGSVLVAGPAEAIGCLHGLPRHELVDARAAESALVDLRPLLIGQALLGYADESTFTPAPAVHVVRRADRGAVEWAIAHCEPEDRDESGLSEMSTWFVAEDEGVPVAAAGYESWPRSVAHCGVAVGAEHRGRGLGRAAASGAVEHALREHTVAQWRSRDTNAASTRVGERLGFVRMGTQTAFELRT, from the coding sequence ATGTCGTCGTCCTTGCGTCCCGCCACGCTTCACGTCGTCGAGCGCCTCTGGGAAGAGCGGATGCGCGCACAGGACGGTGCGTTGAGCGCGTCCGAGGTGTCGTTCGTGGAATGGCCGCGCTTCACGGCCGCCGTCATCGTCGACATCGGTGGCTCCGTGCTCGTCGCGGGACCCGCTGAAGCGATCGGTTGCCTGCACGGGCTGCCACGACACGAGCTTGTCGATGCTCGTGCTGCCGAGTCAGCACTGGTCGACCTGCGACCACTGCTCATCGGGCAGGCACTCCTCGGGTACGCCGACGAGTCGACGTTCACTCCGGCGCCCGCAGTGCACGTGGTGCGCCGGGCAGACCGAGGTGCCGTAGAATGGGCGATCGCTCACTGTGAACCTGAAGACCGCGACGAGAGCGGTCTGTCGGAGATGAGCACCTGGTTCGTGGCGGAGGACGAAGGCGTCCCGGTCGCCGCGGCAGGGTACGAGAGCTGGCCACGAAGCGTCGCACACTGCGGTGTCGCTGTCGGCGCGGAGCACCGAGGTCGAGGCCTGGGGCGCGCAGCTGCCTCAGGGGCAGTCGAGCACGCACTTCGTGAGCACACCGTGGCACAGTGGCGATCGCGCGACACCAACGCGGCGTCGACCCGGGTCGGAGAGCGACTGGGATTCGTCCGTATGGGCACTCAGACGGCTTTCGAGCTGCGCACCTGA
- a CDS encoding RNA polymerase subunit sigma-70: MNFSAMETEATSVEPTEGLRTVVALRRLASRLEDLHVARARAAGMSWADIAACLEVTRQTVHKKHGRTRGSRRWDDDADL; encoded by the coding sequence ATGAACTTCTCAGCGATGGAGACCGAAGCCACCTCGGTCGAACCCACCGAAGGCCTCCGGACGGTCGTGGCCCTCCGACGGCTGGCGTCGCGCCTCGAAGATCTGCACGTAGCGCGAGCCCGCGCCGCAGGGATGTCGTGGGCCGACATCGCCGCCTGCTTGGAAGTGACCCGCCAGACAGTCCACAAGAAGCACGGCCGCACCCGCGGCTCTCGACGATGGGACGACGATGCTGATCTATGA
- a CDS encoding Clp protease N-terminal domain-containing protein, with product MTAMQHEATALGAHVYGSEHVLLGLLATGGLLADAVTAVTPSLTYAAVHDAVERSADDAPLIGSLGLSTVAAQVAEAPRPIRTPRNRHTPELQSALNTASAGWGQLRKNGSLPKESKLTSTVLWLAALEPTARASRLLQALDVDVDQVRAEVLAAAATPGAPAPTWPTEVRTGPVTRLVQRIFSRASTAG from the coding sequence ATGACTGCCATGCAGCACGAGGCCACGGCGCTCGGAGCGCACGTCTACGGCTCCGAGCACGTCCTGCTCGGCCTGCTCGCGACAGGAGGTCTTCTCGCTGACGCGGTCACCGCCGTCACCCCCTCGTTGACCTACGCCGCAGTCCACGACGCCGTAGAGCGCTCGGCTGACGACGCGCCTCTCATCGGGAGCCTCGGCCTCTCGACGGTCGCAGCGCAGGTGGCCGAGGCGCCACGCCCGATCCGGACCCCTCGTAACCGACACACGCCAGAGCTGCAGTCAGCGCTGAACACCGCATCAGCCGGGTGGGGCCAGCTCCGCAAGAACGGCTCCCTTCCCAAGGAGAGCAAGCTGACCAGCACGGTCCTCTGGCTCGCAGCCCTGGAACCCACCGCCCGCGCGTCACGACTCCTGCAGGCACTCGACGTCGACGTCGACCAGGTCCGTGCGGAGGTGCTCGCCGCCGCAGCCACCCCTGGCGCACCGGCGCCGACCTGGCCGACCGAGGTGCGGACCGGGCCGGTCACCCGGCTGGTGCAGCGGATCTTCAGCCGCGCGAGCACGGCAGGCTGA
- a CDS encoding RCC1 domain-containing protein, with protein MTSSPVRSRIAAGRRHSLGVGADGSVVTAGRPGAEELRTTGWSDVVAVAAGNVQAAPNTGRSHSVGLRRDGTVVATGWDKDGQCDVHEWRDIVAIAAGWRRTLAVVADGTARAAGRRAEGACDLDGWTDLVAVAAGDWHSVGLRRDGTVVATGNNRRGQLDVEGWRGIAAVTAGYLHTAALTQDGRVVVTGDRSAGIEDATAWRDVLAVASGSHHVVAVLGGGRVLAAGDNSRGQCDVEQWRDVVEVAAGSTHTLGLRADGTVLATGNDDDGQCRVNAWKTTGDW; from the coding sequence ATGACCTCTTCTCCGGTTCGCTCCCGCATCGCCGCCGGTCGACGGCACTCGCTCGGGGTCGGCGCGGACGGGTCGGTCGTGACCGCCGGGCGTCCCGGTGCGGAGGAGCTGCGCACGACCGGCTGGAGCGACGTCGTCGCGGTCGCCGCAGGGAACGTGCAGGCCGCACCCAACACCGGTCGGTCCCACTCGGTCGGTCTCCGGCGCGACGGGACTGTCGTGGCGACCGGGTGGGACAAGGACGGGCAGTGCGACGTCCACGAGTGGCGCGACATCGTCGCCATCGCTGCCGGCTGGCGACGCACGCTGGCCGTCGTCGCCGACGGGACAGCCCGCGCTGCCGGTCGACGTGCCGAAGGGGCCTGCGACCTCGACGGGTGGACCGACCTCGTCGCCGTGGCTGCAGGAGACTGGCACTCGGTCGGTCTCCGGCGCGACGGGACCGTCGTGGCGACCGGGAACAACCGCAGGGGACAGCTCGACGTCGAAGGCTGGCGGGGCATCGCTGCGGTCACTGCGGGGTACCTCCACACCGCCGCCCTCACGCAGGACGGCCGGGTCGTCGTGACCGGTGATCGTTCCGCTGGCATCGAGGACGCCACTGCCTGGCGTGACGTCCTCGCCGTGGCGTCAGGGAGCCACCACGTCGTCGCGGTCCTCGGCGGGGGACGGGTGCTGGCGGCAGGGGACAACAGTCGCGGTCAGTGCGACGTCGAGCAGTGGCGGGACGTGGTGGAGGTCGCCGCGGGGTCGACCCACACGCTCGGGCTGCGTGCTGACGGGACCGTCCTCGCGACAGGGAACGACGACGACGGGCAGTGCCGTGTGAATGCCTGGAAGACGACGGGCGACTGGTGA
- a CDS encoding class I SAM-dependent methyltransferase: MSEERPVRWNHNIHYHRRILDVVPAGAQTALDVGAGDGLLASELRERVPHVTGLDLDATALESARRRDPDVTWVQGDAMTVPLPTGSFDVVASIATLHHLPGLDEALQRLVDLTTPGGVVAVVGLAQNSRPLDYVYEVVGLLQHRRLARRHGHWEHSAPTAPPPHTYADVRRSAARVLPGARWQRLALWRYSLVWTKPTH, encoded by the coding sequence ATGAGCGAGGAACGACCGGTCCGGTGGAACCACAACATCCACTACCACCGTCGGATCCTCGACGTCGTCCCGGCGGGAGCGCAGACCGCCCTCGACGTCGGCGCCGGTGACGGGCTCCTCGCGTCGGAGCTCCGCGAGAGGGTGCCGCACGTGACCGGCCTCGATCTCGACGCCACAGCGCTCGAGTCAGCACGACGCCGTGACCCGGACGTCACCTGGGTCCAGGGGGACGCCATGACGGTCCCCCTCCCGACGGGCTCCTTCGACGTGGTCGCGTCCATCGCGACGCTCCACCACCTCCCCGGCCTCGACGAGGCGCTCCAGCGTCTCGTCGACCTCACAACCCCCGGTGGCGTCGTCGCCGTCGTGGGTCTGGCGCAGAACTCACGCCCGCTCGACTACGTGTACGAGGTCGTCGGACTCCTCCAGCACCGACGCCTCGCCCGCCGCCACGGCCACTGGGAGCACTCCGCTCCGACCGCGCCGCCGCCTCACACCTATGCAGACGTCCGGCGCAGCGCAGCCCGGGTGCTCCCGGGAGCGCGCTGGCAGCGACTCGCCCTGTGGCGGTACTCGCTCGTCTGGACGAAGCCGACGCACTGA
- a CDS encoding GNAT family N-acetyltransferase, protein MLQAVSDRGLKFSIARRSGMLRRVNRIRLVSRTDADALSQLLQTHRAFLAPWEPVRSEDYVTAAGQLADIEAALGRHEQGAAAPFVILDDDGSVAGRVTLSGIVQGPFQSCSMGYWLAEDRTGRGLATQAVAAAVEHAFTTLGLHRVEAATLLANTASQGVLARNGFEEFGMAPRYLKIAGEWQDHRMFQRLAED, encoded by the coding sequence ATGCTCCAGGCTGTCAGCGACCGCGGCCTCAAGTTCTCCATCGCGCGCAGGTCTGGCATGCTCCGACGCGTGAATCGCATCCGTCTCGTCTCGCGCACCGACGCCGACGCCCTCTCCCAGCTGCTCCAGACCCACCGTGCCTTCCTCGCTCCGTGGGAACCCGTGCGGAGCGAGGACTACGTCACCGCTGCCGGGCAGCTCGCCGATATCGAGGCTGCTCTGGGACGGCACGAGCAAGGCGCCGCGGCACCGTTCGTGATCCTCGACGACGACGGGAGCGTCGCGGGTCGGGTCACGCTGAGCGGGATCGTCCAGGGCCCGTTCCAGTCCTGCAGCATGGGCTACTGGCTCGCGGAGGACCGCACTGGTCGAGGTCTGGCGACGCAGGCCGTGGCCGCCGCCGTCGAGCACGCCTTCACGACCCTGGGGCTCCACCGGGTCGAGGCCGCGACGCTCCTGGCCAACACGGCGTCGCAGGGTGTTCTCGCCCGCAACGGTTTCGAGGAGTTCGGGATGGCGCCCCGCTACCTCAAGATCGCGGGCGAGTGGCAGGACCACCGCATGTTCCAGCGGCTCGCCGAGGACTGA